From a single Meles meles chromosome 21, mMelMel3.1 paternal haplotype, whole genome shotgun sequence genomic region:
- the CD19 gene encoding B-lymphocyte antigen CD19 isoform X2 has product MPPPLLLFFLLFLTPEGVRPQKKVLVKAKEGGKAELPCLNGPSDGPPEQQAWFQGFQSDLGHGPQDVVIQKGSLGVQLLVFNVSDQMGGFYLCQLGPPSEQAWQSGWTVSVAGSGEVFRWNASALNDSGCGLGNRSSEGRKPSSGYPTSSQLYVWAQDHPEIWETDPECTLPGDSLNQSLKQALALPASDLTVAPGSTFWLPCEVPPASVARGPISWTHVRPKKHNISLLSLNLREDVPGREMWVLGTLRGGAVLLLPQATVQDAGIYRCYHGNMTMEMQLKVIAQSVRYWLLETGGWKVPVVPLLYLIFCLGSLVSFLRLRRALILRRKRKRMTDPTRRFFKVTPPPGSGAHNQYGNVLSLPTPTSGTGRALRWAAGLGAAVQSYGSPRSDVPEAGAAGSRSPPPAGPEEEEGEAYEEPDSEEGSEFYENDSNRGQDQLSQDGSGYENPEEGALGPEDEDSFSSAAESYENEDEELAQPVTRTADFLSPHGSAWDPSREATSLGSQSYEDMRGILYAAPQVRSIRAQPCPNHEEDADSYENMDIDNPSEPEPAWRGGGHMGTWSTR; this is encoded by the exons ATGccacctcctctccttctcttcttcctcctcttccttaccCCCGAGGGAGTCAGGCCCCAGAAAAAGGTGCTGGTGAAGGCTAAAG aggGAGGCAAAGCTGAGCTACCATGTCTCAACGGTCCCTCAGATGGTCCCCCTGAGCAGCAGGCCTGGTTTCAGGGGTTTCAGTCAGATCTGGGCCACGGGCCCCAGGACGTGGTCATCCAGAAGGGGTCCCTAGGCGTCCAGCTGCTTGTCTTCAACGTCTCTGACCAGATGGGGGGCTTCTACCTGTGCCAGCTGGGGCCCCCTTCCGAGCAGGCCTGGCAGTCTGGCTGGACAGTCAGCGTGGCAGGCAGTG GGGAGGTGTTCCGGTGGAATGCTTCGGCCCTAAATGACTCAGGCTGCGGCCTGGGGAACAGGTCCTCAGAGGGCCGCAAGCCCTCTTCTGGCTATCCCACAAGCTCCCAGCTGTACGTGTGGGCCCAAGACCACCCTGAGATCTGGGAGACCGACCCTGAATGTACCCTGCCCGGGGACAGTCTGAATCAGAGCCTCAAGCAAG CCTTGGCTCTCCCTGCCTCAGACCTCACCGTGGCCCCTGGCTCCACATTCTGGCTGCCCTGTGAGGTGCCCCCTGCCTCCGTGGCCAGAGGCCCCATCTCCTGGACCCACGTGCGCCCCAAGAAGCATAACATCTCCTTGCTGAGCTTAAACCTGAGGGAGGACGTCCCAGGCAGAGAGATGTGGGTCCTGGGCACCCTCAGGGGAGGGGCTGTTCTGTTGCTGCCCCAGGCCACTGTTCAAGATGCTGGCATCTATCGTTGTTACCACGGCAACATGACCATGGAGATGCAGCTGAAGGTCATTGCCCAGTCAG TACGGTACTGGCTGCTGGAGACTGGTGGCTGGAAGGTCCCTGTTGTGCCATTACTTTACCTGATCTTCTGCCTGGGTTCCCTGGTGAGCTTTCTTCGACTTCGAAGAG CTCTAATActcaggaggaaaagaaagcGAATGACCGATCCCACCAGAAG GTTCTTCAAAGTGACGCCTCCCCCGGGAAGCGGGGCCCACAATCAGTACGGGAACGTGCTCTCGCTTCCCACGCCCACCTCTGGCACAG GACGTGCCCTGAGGTGGGCTGCAGGCCTGGGAGCCGCCGTCCAGTCTTACGGAAGCCCGCGCAGCGACGTCCCGGAGGCTGGAGCCGCGGGGTCCCGGAGCCCACCCCCGGCAG gcccagaagaagaggaaggggaagcctACGAGGAGCCAGACAGTGAGGAGGGCTCCGAGTTCTACGAGAATGACTCCAACCGCGGGCAGGACCAACTCTCCCAGG ATGGCAGCGGCTATGAGAATCCTGAGGAGGGAGCCTTGGGTCCTGAGGATGAAGACTCCTTCTCCAGCG CAGCCGAGTCTTACGAGAATGAGGATGAAGAGCTGGCCCAGCCAGTCACCAGGACGGCAG ATTTCCTGAGCCCGCATGGGTCAGCCTGGGACCCCAGCAGGGAAGCAACCTCTCTTG GCTCCCAGTCCTACGAGGATATGAGAGGAATCCTGTATGCAGCCCCCCAAGTCCGCTCCATTCGGGCCCAGCCTTGTCCCAATCATGAGGAAG ATGCAGACTCCTATGAGAACATGGACATAGATAATCCCAGTGAGCCAGAACCAGCCTGGAGAGGAGGAGGTCATATGGGTACTTGGAGCACTAGATGA
- the CD19 gene encoding B-lymphocyte antigen CD19 isoform X6, whose translation MPPPLLLFFLLFLTPEGVRPQKKVLVKAKEGGKAELPCLNGPSDGPPEQQAWFQGFQSDLGHGPQDVVIQKGSLGVQLLVFNVSDQMGGFYLCQLGPPSEQAWQSGWTVSVAGSGEVFRWNASALNDSGCGLGNRSSEGRKPSSGYPTSSQLYVWAQDHPEIWETDPECTLPGDSLNQSLKQDLTVAPGSTFWLPCEVPPASVARGPISWTHVRPKKHNISLLSLNLREDVPGREMWVLGTLRGGAVLLLPQATVQDAGIYRCYHGNMTMEMQLKVIAQSVRYWLLETGGWKVPVVPLLYLIFCLGSLVSFLRLRRALILRRKRKRMTDPTRRFFKVTPPPGSGAHNQYGNVLSLPTPTSGTGRALRWAAGLGAAVQSYGSPRSDVPEAGAAGSRSPPPAGPEEEEGEAYEEPDSEEGSEFYENDSNRGQDQLSQDGSGYENPEEGALGPEDEDSFSSAESYENEDEELAQPVTRTADFLSPHGSAWDPSREATSLGSQSYEDMRGILYAAPQVRSIRAQPCPNHEEDADSYENMDIDNPSEPEPAWRGGGHMGTWSTR comes from the exons ATGccacctcctctccttctcttcttcctcctcttccttaccCCCGAGGGAGTCAGGCCCCAGAAAAAGGTGCTGGTGAAGGCTAAAG aggGAGGCAAAGCTGAGCTACCATGTCTCAACGGTCCCTCAGATGGTCCCCCTGAGCAGCAGGCCTGGTTTCAGGGGTTTCAGTCAGATCTGGGCCACGGGCCCCAGGACGTGGTCATCCAGAAGGGGTCCCTAGGCGTCCAGCTGCTTGTCTTCAACGTCTCTGACCAGATGGGGGGCTTCTACCTGTGCCAGCTGGGGCCCCCTTCCGAGCAGGCCTGGCAGTCTGGCTGGACAGTCAGCGTGGCAGGCAGTG GGGAGGTGTTCCGGTGGAATGCTTCGGCCCTAAATGACTCAGGCTGCGGCCTGGGGAACAGGTCCTCAGAGGGCCGCAAGCCCTCTTCTGGCTATCCCACAAGCTCCCAGCTGTACGTGTGGGCCCAAGACCACCCTGAGATCTGGGAGACCGACCCTGAATGTACCCTGCCCGGGGACAGTCTGAATCAGAGCCTCAAGCAAG ACCTCACCGTGGCCCCTGGCTCCACATTCTGGCTGCCCTGTGAGGTGCCCCCTGCCTCCGTGGCCAGAGGCCCCATCTCCTGGACCCACGTGCGCCCCAAGAAGCATAACATCTCCTTGCTGAGCTTAAACCTGAGGGAGGACGTCCCAGGCAGAGAGATGTGGGTCCTGGGCACCCTCAGGGGAGGGGCTGTTCTGTTGCTGCCCCAGGCCACTGTTCAAGATGCTGGCATCTATCGTTGTTACCACGGCAACATGACCATGGAGATGCAGCTGAAGGTCATTGCCCAGTCAG TACGGTACTGGCTGCTGGAGACTGGTGGCTGGAAGGTCCCTGTTGTGCCATTACTTTACCTGATCTTCTGCCTGGGTTCCCTGGTGAGCTTTCTTCGACTTCGAAGAG CTCTAATActcaggaggaaaagaaagcGAATGACCGATCCCACCAGAAG GTTCTTCAAAGTGACGCCTCCCCCGGGAAGCGGGGCCCACAATCAGTACGGGAACGTGCTCTCGCTTCCCACGCCCACCTCTGGCACAG GACGTGCCCTGAGGTGGGCTGCAGGCCTGGGAGCCGCCGTCCAGTCTTACGGAAGCCCGCGCAGCGACGTCCCGGAGGCTGGAGCCGCGGGGTCCCGGAGCCCACCCCCGGCAG gcccagaagaagaggaaggggaagcctACGAGGAGCCAGACAGTGAGGAGGGCTCCGAGTTCTACGAGAATGACTCCAACCGCGGGCAGGACCAACTCTCCCAGG ATGGCAGCGGCTATGAGAATCCTGAGGAGGGAGCCTTGGGTCCTGAGGATGAAGACTCCTTCTCCAGCG CCGAGTCTTACGAGAATGAGGATGAAGAGCTGGCCCAGCCAGTCACCAGGACGGCAG ATTTCCTGAGCCCGCATGGGTCAGCCTGGGACCCCAGCAGGGAAGCAACCTCTCTTG GCTCCCAGTCCTACGAGGATATGAGAGGAATCCTGTATGCAGCCCCCCAAGTCCGCTCCATTCGGGCCCAGCCTTGTCCCAATCATGAGGAAG ATGCAGACTCCTATGAGAACATGGACATAGATAATCCCAGTGAGCCAGAACCAGCCTGGAGAGGAGGAGGTCATATGGGTACTTGGAGCACTAGATGA
- the CD19 gene encoding B-lymphocyte antigen CD19 isoform X4: MPPPLLLFFLLFLTPEGVRPQKKVLVKAKEGGKAELPCLNGPSDGPPEQQAWFQGFQSDLGHGPQDVVIQKGSLGVQLLVFNVSDQMGGFYLCQLGPPSEQAWQSGWTVSVAGSGEVFRWNASALNDSGCGLGNRSSEGRKPSSGYPTSSQLYVWAQDHPEIWETDPECTLPGDSLNQSLKQDLTVAPGSTFWLPCEVPPASVARGPISWTHVRPKKHNISLLSLNLREDVPGREMWVLGTLRGGAVLLLPQATVQDAGIYRCYHGNMTMEMQLKVIAQSAVRYWLLETGGWKVPVVPLLYLIFCLGSLVSFLRLRRALILRRKRKRMTDPTRRFFKVTPPPGSGAHNQYGNVLSLPTPTSGTGRALRWAAGLGAAVQSYGSPRSDVPEAGAAGSRSPPPAGPEEEEGEAYEEPDSEEGSEFYENDSNRGQDQLSQDGSGYENPEEGALGPEDEDSFSSAAESYENEDEELAQPVTRTADFLSPHGSAWDPSREATSLGSQSYEDMRGILYAAPQVRSIRAQPCPNHEEDADSYENMDIDNPSEPEPAWRGGGHMGTWSTR; this comes from the exons ATGccacctcctctccttctcttcttcctcctcttccttaccCCCGAGGGAGTCAGGCCCCAGAAAAAGGTGCTGGTGAAGGCTAAAG aggGAGGCAAAGCTGAGCTACCATGTCTCAACGGTCCCTCAGATGGTCCCCCTGAGCAGCAGGCCTGGTTTCAGGGGTTTCAGTCAGATCTGGGCCACGGGCCCCAGGACGTGGTCATCCAGAAGGGGTCCCTAGGCGTCCAGCTGCTTGTCTTCAACGTCTCTGACCAGATGGGGGGCTTCTACCTGTGCCAGCTGGGGCCCCCTTCCGAGCAGGCCTGGCAGTCTGGCTGGACAGTCAGCGTGGCAGGCAGTG GGGAGGTGTTCCGGTGGAATGCTTCGGCCCTAAATGACTCAGGCTGCGGCCTGGGGAACAGGTCCTCAGAGGGCCGCAAGCCCTCTTCTGGCTATCCCACAAGCTCCCAGCTGTACGTGTGGGCCCAAGACCACCCTGAGATCTGGGAGACCGACCCTGAATGTACCCTGCCCGGGGACAGTCTGAATCAGAGCCTCAAGCAAG ACCTCACCGTGGCCCCTGGCTCCACATTCTGGCTGCCCTGTGAGGTGCCCCCTGCCTCCGTGGCCAGAGGCCCCATCTCCTGGACCCACGTGCGCCCCAAGAAGCATAACATCTCCTTGCTGAGCTTAAACCTGAGGGAGGACGTCCCAGGCAGAGAGATGTGGGTCCTGGGCACCCTCAGGGGAGGGGCTGTTCTGTTGCTGCCCCAGGCCACTGTTCAAGATGCTGGCATCTATCGTTGTTACCACGGCAACATGACCATGGAGATGCAGCTGAAGGTCATTGCCCAGTCAG CAGTACGGTACTGGCTGCTGGAGACTGGTGGCTGGAAGGTCCCTGTTGTGCCATTACTTTACCTGATCTTCTGCCTGGGTTCCCTGGTGAGCTTTCTTCGACTTCGAAGAG CTCTAATActcaggaggaaaagaaagcGAATGACCGATCCCACCAGAAG GTTCTTCAAAGTGACGCCTCCCCCGGGAAGCGGGGCCCACAATCAGTACGGGAACGTGCTCTCGCTTCCCACGCCCACCTCTGGCACAG GACGTGCCCTGAGGTGGGCTGCAGGCCTGGGAGCCGCCGTCCAGTCTTACGGAAGCCCGCGCAGCGACGTCCCGGAGGCTGGAGCCGCGGGGTCCCGGAGCCCACCCCCGGCAG gcccagaagaagaggaaggggaagcctACGAGGAGCCAGACAGTGAGGAGGGCTCCGAGTTCTACGAGAATGACTCCAACCGCGGGCAGGACCAACTCTCCCAGG ATGGCAGCGGCTATGAGAATCCTGAGGAGGGAGCCTTGGGTCCTGAGGATGAAGACTCCTTCTCCAGCG CAGCCGAGTCTTACGAGAATGAGGATGAAGAGCTGGCCCAGCCAGTCACCAGGACGGCAG ATTTCCTGAGCCCGCATGGGTCAGCCTGGGACCCCAGCAGGGAAGCAACCTCTCTTG GCTCCCAGTCCTACGAGGATATGAGAGGAATCCTGTATGCAGCCCCCCAAGTCCGCTCCATTCGGGCCCAGCCTTGTCCCAATCATGAGGAAG ATGCAGACTCCTATGAGAACATGGACATAGATAATCCCAGTGAGCCAGAACCAGCCTGGAGAGGAGGAGGTCATATGGGTACTTGGAGCACTAGATGA
- the CD19 gene encoding B-lymphocyte antigen CD19 isoform X5 has protein sequence MPPPLLLFFLLFLTPEGVRPQKKVLVKAKEGGKAELPCLNGPSDGPPEQQAWFQGFQSDLGHGPQDVVIQKGSLGVQLLVFNVSDQMGGFYLCQLGPPSEQAWQSGWTVSVAGSGEVFRWNASALNDSGCGLGNRSSEGRKPSSGYPTSSQLYVWAQDHPEIWETDPECTLPGDSLNQSLKQDLTVAPGSTFWLPCEVPPASVARGPISWTHVRPKKHNISLLSLNLREDVPGREMWVLGTLRGGAVLLLPQATVQDAGIYRCYHGNMTMEMQLKVIAQSAVRYWLLETGGWKVPVVPLLYLIFCLGSLVSFLRLRRALILRRKRKRMTDPTRRFFKVTPPPGSGAHNQYGNVLSLPTPTSGTGRALRWAAGLGAAVQSYGSPRSDVPEAGAAGSRSPPPAGPEEEEGEAYEEPDSEEGSEFYENDSNRGQDQLSQDGSGYENPEEGALGPEDEDSFSSAESYENEDEELAQPVTRTADFLSPHGSAWDPSREATSLGSQSYEDMRGILYAAPQVRSIRAQPCPNHEEDADSYENMDIDNPSEPEPAWRGGGHMGTWSTR, from the exons ATGccacctcctctccttctcttcttcctcctcttccttaccCCCGAGGGAGTCAGGCCCCAGAAAAAGGTGCTGGTGAAGGCTAAAG aggGAGGCAAAGCTGAGCTACCATGTCTCAACGGTCCCTCAGATGGTCCCCCTGAGCAGCAGGCCTGGTTTCAGGGGTTTCAGTCAGATCTGGGCCACGGGCCCCAGGACGTGGTCATCCAGAAGGGGTCCCTAGGCGTCCAGCTGCTTGTCTTCAACGTCTCTGACCAGATGGGGGGCTTCTACCTGTGCCAGCTGGGGCCCCCTTCCGAGCAGGCCTGGCAGTCTGGCTGGACAGTCAGCGTGGCAGGCAGTG GGGAGGTGTTCCGGTGGAATGCTTCGGCCCTAAATGACTCAGGCTGCGGCCTGGGGAACAGGTCCTCAGAGGGCCGCAAGCCCTCTTCTGGCTATCCCACAAGCTCCCAGCTGTACGTGTGGGCCCAAGACCACCCTGAGATCTGGGAGACCGACCCTGAATGTACCCTGCCCGGGGACAGTCTGAATCAGAGCCTCAAGCAAG ACCTCACCGTGGCCCCTGGCTCCACATTCTGGCTGCCCTGTGAGGTGCCCCCTGCCTCCGTGGCCAGAGGCCCCATCTCCTGGACCCACGTGCGCCCCAAGAAGCATAACATCTCCTTGCTGAGCTTAAACCTGAGGGAGGACGTCCCAGGCAGAGAGATGTGGGTCCTGGGCACCCTCAGGGGAGGGGCTGTTCTGTTGCTGCCCCAGGCCACTGTTCAAGATGCTGGCATCTATCGTTGTTACCACGGCAACATGACCATGGAGATGCAGCTGAAGGTCATTGCCCAGTCAG CAGTACGGTACTGGCTGCTGGAGACTGGTGGCTGGAAGGTCCCTGTTGTGCCATTACTTTACCTGATCTTCTGCCTGGGTTCCCTGGTGAGCTTTCTTCGACTTCGAAGAG CTCTAATActcaggaggaaaagaaagcGAATGACCGATCCCACCAGAAG GTTCTTCAAAGTGACGCCTCCCCCGGGAAGCGGGGCCCACAATCAGTACGGGAACGTGCTCTCGCTTCCCACGCCCACCTCTGGCACAG GACGTGCCCTGAGGTGGGCTGCAGGCCTGGGAGCCGCCGTCCAGTCTTACGGAAGCCCGCGCAGCGACGTCCCGGAGGCTGGAGCCGCGGGGTCCCGGAGCCCACCCCCGGCAG gcccagaagaagaggaaggggaagcctACGAGGAGCCAGACAGTGAGGAGGGCTCCGAGTTCTACGAGAATGACTCCAACCGCGGGCAGGACCAACTCTCCCAGG ATGGCAGCGGCTATGAGAATCCTGAGGAGGGAGCCTTGGGTCCTGAGGATGAAGACTCCTTCTCCAGCG CCGAGTCTTACGAGAATGAGGATGAAGAGCTGGCCCAGCCAGTCACCAGGACGGCAG ATTTCCTGAGCCCGCATGGGTCAGCCTGGGACCCCAGCAGGGAAGCAACCTCTCTTG GCTCCCAGTCCTACGAGGATATGAGAGGAATCCTGTATGCAGCCCCCCAAGTCCGCTCCATTCGGGCCCAGCCTTGTCCCAATCATGAGGAAG ATGCAGACTCCTATGAGAACATGGACATAGATAATCCCAGTGAGCCAGAACCAGCCTGGAGAGGAGGAGGTCATATGGGTACTTGGAGCACTAGATGA
- the CD19 gene encoding B-lymphocyte antigen CD19 isoform X3 — translation MPPPLLLFFLLFLTPEGVRPQKKVLVKAKEGGKAELPCLNGPSDGPPEQQAWFQGFQSDLGHGPQDVVIQKGSLGVQLLVFNVSDQMGGFYLCQLGPPSEQAWQSGWTVSVAGSGEVFRWNASALNDSGCGLGNRSSEGRKPSSGYPTSSQLYVWAQDHPEIWETDPECTLPGDSLNQSLKQALALPASDLTVAPGSTFWLPCEVPPASVARGPISWTHVRPKKHNISLLSLNLREDVPGREMWVLGTLRGGAVLLLPQATVQDAGIYRCYHGNMTMEMQLKVIAQSAVRYWLLETGGWKVPVVPLLYLIFCLGSLVSFLRLRRALILRRKRKRMTDPTRRFFKVTPPPGSGAHNQYGNVLSLPTPTSGTGRALRWAAGLGAAVQSYGSPRSDVPEAGAAGSRSPPPAGPEEEEGEAYEEPDSEEGSEFYENDSNRGQDQLSQDGSGYENPEEGALGPEDEDSFSSAESYENEDEELAQPVTRTADFLSPHGSAWDPSREATSLGSQSYEDMRGILYAAPQVRSIRAQPCPNHEEDADSYENMDIDNPSEPEPAWRGGGHMGTWSTR, via the exons ATGccacctcctctccttctcttcttcctcctcttccttaccCCCGAGGGAGTCAGGCCCCAGAAAAAGGTGCTGGTGAAGGCTAAAG aggGAGGCAAAGCTGAGCTACCATGTCTCAACGGTCCCTCAGATGGTCCCCCTGAGCAGCAGGCCTGGTTTCAGGGGTTTCAGTCAGATCTGGGCCACGGGCCCCAGGACGTGGTCATCCAGAAGGGGTCCCTAGGCGTCCAGCTGCTTGTCTTCAACGTCTCTGACCAGATGGGGGGCTTCTACCTGTGCCAGCTGGGGCCCCCTTCCGAGCAGGCCTGGCAGTCTGGCTGGACAGTCAGCGTGGCAGGCAGTG GGGAGGTGTTCCGGTGGAATGCTTCGGCCCTAAATGACTCAGGCTGCGGCCTGGGGAACAGGTCCTCAGAGGGCCGCAAGCCCTCTTCTGGCTATCCCACAAGCTCCCAGCTGTACGTGTGGGCCCAAGACCACCCTGAGATCTGGGAGACCGACCCTGAATGTACCCTGCCCGGGGACAGTCTGAATCAGAGCCTCAAGCAAG CCTTGGCTCTCCCTGCCTCAGACCTCACCGTGGCCCCTGGCTCCACATTCTGGCTGCCCTGTGAGGTGCCCCCTGCCTCCGTGGCCAGAGGCCCCATCTCCTGGACCCACGTGCGCCCCAAGAAGCATAACATCTCCTTGCTGAGCTTAAACCTGAGGGAGGACGTCCCAGGCAGAGAGATGTGGGTCCTGGGCACCCTCAGGGGAGGGGCTGTTCTGTTGCTGCCCCAGGCCACTGTTCAAGATGCTGGCATCTATCGTTGTTACCACGGCAACATGACCATGGAGATGCAGCTGAAGGTCATTGCCCAGTCAG CAGTACGGTACTGGCTGCTGGAGACTGGTGGCTGGAAGGTCCCTGTTGTGCCATTACTTTACCTGATCTTCTGCCTGGGTTCCCTGGTGAGCTTTCTTCGACTTCGAAGAG CTCTAATActcaggaggaaaagaaagcGAATGACCGATCCCACCAGAAG GTTCTTCAAAGTGACGCCTCCCCCGGGAAGCGGGGCCCACAATCAGTACGGGAACGTGCTCTCGCTTCCCACGCCCACCTCTGGCACAG GACGTGCCCTGAGGTGGGCTGCAGGCCTGGGAGCCGCCGTCCAGTCTTACGGAAGCCCGCGCAGCGACGTCCCGGAGGCTGGAGCCGCGGGGTCCCGGAGCCCACCCCCGGCAG gcccagaagaagaggaaggggaagcctACGAGGAGCCAGACAGTGAGGAGGGCTCCGAGTTCTACGAGAATGACTCCAACCGCGGGCAGGACCAACTCTCCCAGG ATGGCAGCGGCTATGAGAATCCTGAGGAGGGAGCCTTGGGTCCTGAGGATGAAGACTCCTTCTCCAGCG CCGAGTCTTACGAGAATGAGGATGAAGAGCTGGCCCAGCCAGTCACCAGGACGGCAG ATTTCCTGAGCCCGCATGGGTCAGCCTGGGACCCCAGCAGGGAAGCAACCTCTCTTG GCTCCCAGTCCTACGAGGATATGAGAGGAATCCTGTATGCAGCCCCCCAAGTCCGCTCCATTCGGGCCCAGCCTTGTCCCAATCATGAGGAAG ATGCAGACTCCTATGAGAACATGGACATAGATAATCCCAGTGAGCCAGAACCAGCCTGGAGAGGAGGAGGTCATATGGGTACTTGGAGCACTAGATGA
- the CD19 gene encoding B-lymphocyte antigen CD19 isoform X1: MPPPLLLFFLLFLTPEGVRPQKKVLVKAKEGGKAELPCLNGPSDGPPEQQAWFQGFQSDLGHGPQDVVIQKGSLGVQLLVFNVSDQMGGFYLCQLGPPSEQAWQSGWTVSVAGSGEVFRWNASALNDSGCGLGNRSSEGRKPSSGYPTSSQLYVWAQDHPEIWETDPECTLPGDSLNQSLKQALALPASDLTVAPGSTFWLPCEVPPASVARGPISWTHVRPKKHNISLLSLNLREDVPGREMWVLGTLRGGAVLLLPQATVQDAGIYRCYHGNMTMEMQLKVIAQSAVRYWLLETGGWKVPVVPLLYLIFCLGSLVSFLRLRRALILRRKRKRMTDPTRRFFKVTPPPGSGAHNQYGNVLSLPTPTSGTGRALRWAAGLGAAVQSYGSPRSDVPEAGAAGSRSPPPAGPEEEEGEAYEEPDSEEGSEFYENDSNRGQDQLSQDGSGYENPEEGALGPEDEDSFSSAAESYENEDEELAQPVTRTADFLSPHGSAWDPSREATSLGSQSYEDMRGILYAAPQVRSIRAQPCPNHEEDADSYENMDIDNPSEPEPAWRGGGHMGTWSTR, translated from the exons ATGccacctcctctccttctcttcttcctcctcttccttaccCCCGAGGGAGTCAGGCCCCAGAAAAAGGTGCTGGTGAAGGCTAAAG aggGAGGCAAAGCTGAGCTACCATGTCTCAACGGTCCCTCAGATGGTCCCCCTGAGCAGCAGGCCTGGTTTCAGGGGTTTCAGTCAGATCTGGGCCACGGGCCCCAGGACGTGGTCATCCAGAAGGGGTCCCTAGGCGTCCAGCTGCTTGTCTTCAACGTCTCTGACCAGATGGGGGGCTTCTACCTGTGCCAGCTGGGGCCCCCTTCCGAGCAGGCCTGGCAGTCTGGCTGGACAGTCAGCGTGGCAGGCAGTG GGGAGGTGTTCCGGTGGAATGCTTCGGCCCTAAATGACTCAGGCTGCGGCCTGGGGAACAGGTCCTCAGAGGGCCGCAAGCCCTCTTCTGGCTATCCCACAAGCTCCCAGCTGTACGTGTGGGCCCAAGACCACCCTGAGATCTGGGAGACCGACCCTGAATGTACCCTGCCCGGGGACAGTCTGAATCAGAGCCTCAAGCAAG CCTTGGCTCTCCCTGCCTCAGACCTCACCGTGGCCCCTGGCTCCACATTCTGGCTGCCCTGTGAGGTGCCCCCTGCCTCCGTGGCCAGAGGCCCCATCTCCTGGACCCACGTGCGCCCCAAGAAGCATAACATCTCCTTGCTGAGCTTAAACCTGAGGGAGGACGTCCCAGGCAGAGAGATGTGGGTCCTGGGCACCCTCAGGGGAGGGGCTGTTCTGTTGCTGCCCCAGGCCACTGTTCAAGATGCTGGCATCTATCGTTGTTACCACGGCAACATGACCATGGAGATGCAGCTGAAGGTCATTGCCCAGTCAG CAGTACGGTACTGGCTGCTGGAGACTGGTGGCTGGAAGGTCCCTGTTGTGCCATTACTTTACCTGATCTTCTGCCTGGGTTCCCTGGTGAGCTTTCTTCGACTTCGAAGAG CTCTAATActcaggaggaaaagaaagcGAATGACCGATCCCACCAGAAG GTTCTTCAAAGTGACGCCTCCCCCGGGAAGCGGGGCCCACAATCAGTACGGGAACGTGCTCTCGCTTCCCACGCCCACCTCTGGCACAG GACGTGCCCTGAGGTGGGCTGCAGGCCTGGGAGCCGCCGTCCAGTCTTACGGAAGCCCGCGCAGCGACGTCCCGGAGGCTGGAGCCGCGGGGTCCCGGAGCCCACCCCCGGCAG gcccagaagaagaggaaggggaagcctACGAGGAGCCAGACAGTGAGGAGGGCTCCGAGTTCTACGAGAATGACTCCAACCGCGGGCAGGACCAACTCTCCCAGG ATGGCAGCGGCTATGAGAATCCTGAGGAGGGAGCCTTGGGTCCTGAGGATGAAGACTCCTTCTCCAGCG CAGCCGAGTCTTACGAGAATGAGGATGAAGAGCTGGCCCAGCCAGTCACCAGGACGGCAG ATTTCCTGAGCCCGCATGGGTCAGCCTGGGACCCCAGCAGGGAAGCAACCTCTCTTG GCTCCCAGTCCTACGAGGATATGAGAGGAATCCTGTATGCAGCCCCCCAAGTCCGCTCCATTCGGGCCCAGCCTTGTCCCAATCATGAGGAAG ATGCAGACTCCTATGAGAACATGGACATAGATAATCCCAGTGAGCCAGAACCAGCCTGGAGAGGAGGAGGTCATATGGGTACTTGGAGCACTAGATGA